In Papaver somniferum cultivar HN1 chromosome 9, ASM357369v1, whole genome shotgun sequence, the genomic stretch TGGAAACATTTCACTTGTTTTAGTAACAACTATTTTACTCCACCAATTAGATCCCCATGTACCAACAACGTAAAGAAACTCCTCATCATACTGACCCCCACAATGGGCGGCTGCAGTTGCAGCAGTATAGATAATTGCAACCTTGTATTTTACCTGAGGATGAATCAAAACCGAAACCATGACATAAAATTGAACATCTCCTACTAGGAGTTGAATAGTAAAGGCCAAGCGATTCACCCCTAGTCGGATTAATCACAGTTACTACACCTCATTTATCATCAGAGTGACTCACTTGTCTAATACAAGCTAAACCATTGCAATAACCTACTAATTCATTGTGCTTGACATACCCAGGTATGTTAATGATTTACAATACAGAAGACGATCATTATCCTGCTCCTCCATTTCTAAGCTAAAAAAGTAATAGGTATAATGGTTTTCTTCCAGTACATTAAGGCGACTAAACTCTAGGTATGGATAATTCTTATTTTGAACAAAGTGAAGCTCAGCAAATCGTTTATCATTAAAAATTGTATTGTACCCTAACTTATTGACTCATCTGCACTGGGCTAGTTTCTGAGCTGGTAGTCTCGTCATAATATTTTCAATTATTAATTCCTCCGGCAGATATGCTTTTTTCTTCGTATTCTGCTTTTCTTCGTCTTCTCTGCCATCATCAATCTTTTTGCTTTTTCTCACTACTGCTTGTTTCTTCTTGTCTTAATCAATTTTTCTGGTTTTCTTCGcttttcctcttttcttcttgttctgctcttcttcttcatcatcaattgattttctttttctcacAATTGCTCTTTCCTTGTTGTTTTTCACTTCATTTACACTTTTCCCATTTCTCAAAATCATCATAACTTGcacaaaaagaagagaaaacttAAATCTAAAATAAATTAGAGAATCGAACAATCTTTGATTTGGAAATTTGGAACTCAATTGGGAAATTAAGTAGAAAAAAACCTAGAAAGGTGAATCGGCCCGATTTACACTAGTAGATTGCAAAAAAGGCGGGAAATAATGAGGGTTGTTGGGTTTATTGAGATTAAGTTAATCTTAGCCGTCCATTATAataaagtttttattttatttttacctcAAAAATTGAAATTCCCTTTTTATTCATTCGTTTCTCTGATAATTGCTAAAATTAGGTTTTTATCTGAAGTCCGCAAAACcctgtattcttcttcttctcttcccgcCACTTTACTTTTACTTAACTCTTCTCTATCGATCACTAGCAAAGATGTTGTGGGTCGACAAATACAGACCGAAAACCCTAGATAAAATGATTGTTCATGCAGATGTAGCTGAAAATCTCAAGAAACtggtaaaattttattttctatcgagtttaaaatttttcttatttaataTTGAAATTTCTCATTCAACTTTTTCTGGTGACTAGGTTACTGAGCAGGATTGTCCCCATTTGTTGTTCTATGGACCTTCTGGTAATGgtaagaaaaccctaatcttgGCCGTACTCAGACAGATGTTTGGTCCTGGTGCAGAAAAGGTCCGTTTTTTATTCCTTTGTCTGAGCTTGATTTTTTCTTTGAAGTCTAGAAATTCGTGGGCTTACTGTTgattttgcttattgtggtgtggGATTGCAGGTGAAGGTAGAGACCAAGACATGGAAAGTTGATGTAAGTTTCCTGTTTAACTCTTAGTgtttttgttactttttttttgaagttttacATGCCAAAATACAGTATCTCAAAATTACCCGCGTCGGTGGGAACCCAAATCGTCCAATTAAAATGTGTCCATTGTGGGAGGAAAATAAACAGGTCATTGAATGGGATTCCCCCTTTAGAAATTTGAATGTGTCTAGCAGTGCCAAGCCACTAAAGGTTAAATATACTCTAAAACTCAAATGTCACTTAGACATAAGTCCAATAGTGCACCCTTCTTGTCCACTGATTGTGAATTGATAATGTGAACATCACAGCTGATGCGCAAAGATCGCCAATGTAGCATCGTCACTTTTACTGTTGGTAATTGGAATGTTTGATCTGAAACGTACAAATTCACGTCTGTTGAGTTCAATAACTAATTAACCATATCTTTGCAGGCTGGGTCCAGAACAATTGATGTAGAACTCACAACATTGTCTGGTACCCATCATGTGGAAATGAACCCCAGTGATGCAAACTTCCAGGATCGTTATGTCGTGCAAGAGATTATTAAGGAGATGGCCAAGAATAGACCAATTGACACAAAAGGGAAGAAGGGGTATAAAGGTATATTGAGTGATTACAATGgttttatttgttatatatatatatatatatatatatgtaggtaTAGCATATTTGGTAAACTAGTAGTCCCACTTCTTAATAGTGTACGGTGTCTTATGATTCAAACAAGAACGGCTTTTGGCATGGTCACCTTATTTACGTCGCACCTGATATGCCTTTATTAGCAGTCCAGCCAATTGGATATACTTTATATGTTTATTTGGCATAGTTTTGGAGGAAATTTGTTGTGTCCAGATACATGGCTCATAAAGACATATTCATATTATCCATAATTACATTTAGCTCTGTAGTGTATGCTGGAAGATCTGATAATTTCTTGGATTTCCACCTTTGGTGTTCATAATATTTATTTTGAGCTTCTAATATCATCAAATTGCATCTTATGTGGTTGAGCATGAAGGAATTCTTGTTATGAcagaataataaaaaagaaacagATGTTCCAATTTTTATATACTTGATTTATGTTTTCATGTAAGGGCAGTCTTAGTGCTAAATGAGGTTGACAAACTCTCAAGAGAAGCCCAGCATTCACTACGGAGAACTATGGAGAAGTATAGTGCATCGTGTCGGTTAATTCTCTGCTGTAATAGTTCATCAAAAGTTACTGAAGCAGTTCGTTCTCGATGTTTGAATGTTCGAATAAATGCACCAACTGAAGAGCAGGTTGGTTGAAGTGTTATCTTGTCTTGTGGTTTTGTACCATTTATTGAATTCTAGAACTTTTTGGATAGGCTTGTGTTCATTGTCTGATACGGATGGATTCATTCATATAAACACCAAGCTTCTGTACTTAACCACGTTGTTATTCTAGATTGTTTCGGTGTTAGAATTCATTGGCAAAAAGGAAGGACTGCAAATTCCGCCTGGATTTACGGGTCGTATTGCTGCTCAATCAAATCGGAGTTTAAGAAGGGCCATATTGTTATTTGAGACATGTCGAGTTCAACAGTTACGTTTCTTAGCCCATATTGTCGATCTTTACCAATTAGGCAGTTTAATACTGTTTCAATACTTTACATGTAAGCTGATCTTGGTGTTCTGCTATTTCAACTTTAGGTATCCTTTTACAAGTAATCAAGCTATCCCACCAATGGATTGGGAACAATATATAACTGAAATAGCATCTGACATTTTGCAGGAGCAGAGCCCTAAAAGGTGTGATACttcaatttcctttttttttttcttttttaattagtTAAACGTGTCTATGTTCAGTTGCCAAAGTCACATCTGTTTGAGTTTCATAATTTTTTGGCTTGATAATTTTTCTTGCTTTTATGTTGTTAGTTTTGTTTCTTAAGATTCTGGTTTGGAGTTGGTCTAATCCGGACTTAGCTATTCCGCTTAATATTGACAAGTGCCTGGGCCTGAAATAAGCACAGGCTGGAGTTAATAAACTTAGGGCGTCACCAGAACAGAAACAGATATGATCAACCCTTGTCGAAAGAACAAACTTGACAAACAACGACACATATGTTGTTTCGAATCACTTGAAGCCATTGTAATGGATGAAAATCGCTTTAGTTAACTATTTTTCTCTCTCTGCTTGCTTTATTTGAAATTGTAACCAGTCTTCCGATGTGTTAAACAGGTTGTTTGTGGTTCGAGGGAAGTTGTATGAGCTACTAATTAATTGCATTCCTCCCGTTCTTATTCTGAAGGTAAAACTTACTTGCTTTAGCTTTATATCTGAATTTATTGACTGTTTAGTGTATGAAATACTCTAGTATTTTGCATTGCAGAGGCTGTTATTTGAGCTGTTAAAGAAGTTGGATGCTGAATTGAA encodes the following:
- the LOC113308552 gene encoding replication factor C subunit 3-like produces the protein MLWVDKYRPKTLDKMIVHADVAENLKKLVTEQDCPHLLFYGPSGNGKKTLILAVLRQMFGPGAEKVKVETKTWKVDAGSRTIDVELTTLSGTHHVEMNPSDANFQDRYVVQEIIKEMAKNRPIDTKGKKGYKVLVLNEVDKLSREAQHSLRRTMEKYSASCRLILCCNSSSKVTEAVRSRCLNVRINAPTEEQIVSVLEFIGKKEGLQIPPGFTGRIAAQSNRSLRRAILLFETCRVQQYPFTSNQAIPPMDWEQYITEIASDILQEQSPKRLFVVRGKLYELLINCIPPVLILKRLLFELLKKLDAELKHEVCYWAAYYEHRMRLGQKAIFHMEAFVAKFMSIYKAFLISTFG